A single Nicotiana tabacum cultivar K326 chromosome 5, ASM71507v2, whole genome shotgun sequence DNA region contains:
- the LOC142181073 gene encoding uncharacterized protein LOC142181073 — MVMDWLYLCFDKLDCQTRTIRLEFPNEPAVEWEGNTVMPKCRFISYLKATKMIRKGYIYPLVRVADTTAEVPTLESVPIMNESPDVFLDELPGIPPDREIYFGIVVMPGTQPISIPPYRMAQIELKELKDQLKDLLEKGFIRPNVSP; from the coding sequence atggtaatggattggctttatttatGCTTTGACAAACTCGATTGCCAAACTAGGACCATAAGGCTTGAGTTTCCTAATGAGCCAGCTGTTGAGTGGGAGGGGAATACTGTTATGCCAAaatgtaggtttatttcttaccttaaggccacgaagatgatcagGAAGGGGTACATTTATCCTTTGGTCCGAGTTGCGGACACCACTGCTGAGGTGCCTACCCTTGAATCTGTACCAATTATGAATGAATCCCCTGATGTGTTTctggatgagctccctgggattcctCCAGACAGGGAGATCTATTTTGGGATTGTTGTGATGCCAGGCACCCaacctatatccattccaccttatagaatggcgcAGATAGAATTAAAAGAGCTGAAGGACCAACTGAAGGATTtgctagagaagggtttcatccgaccgaatGTGTCACCTTGA